The Blastopirellula retiformator genome includes a region encoding these proteins:
- a CDS encoding aldehyde dehydrogenase family protein, which produces MQIDESLIRNVVAQVLAEVGQAPAATSGFTGRRGIFECANEAVSAAREAFERLSERTIADRKQVIDIIRQIAMDQKVELGTMEMNETQIGRLPHKIEKLETLGKMTPGVEFLESKVYSGDHGLAIIEHAPFGVIGAITPVTHSLPTITGNAINMIAGGNTLVVNPHPGGKKVAVEGVRRYNEAIFRALGIDNLICVIAEPTLESADIIFHHRDVAMICVTGGPAVAKAALNSGKKAVVAGPGNPPVVVDETADLDRAARCIIQGAAYDNNLLCIAEKEVFVVNSVFDDLMKAMDRAGAVRLNSAEIDRLTKVAISEVEVNGKKKMVAAKDFIGKDAAVLAKAAGKSINPGVELVYGETDEHNPFVPVEQMMPFVPFVRCHDVEEAIDKAKYYEHGFRHTAIIHSNDVRNMTRMGRAMDTTLFVKNGPCMASLGLGGEGYVSFSIATPTGEGVTTPLTFTRERRCSLIDDLCILGHPGKS; this is translated from the coding sequence ATGCAAATCGACGAATCCTTGATCCGCAACGTCGTCGCGCAGGTGCTGGCCGAAGTCGGTCAGGCGCCGGCCGCTACCAGCGGCTTCACCGGACGCCGCGGCATTTTTGAATGTGCCAACGAAGCGGTCAGCGCCGCTCGCGAAGCGTTCGAGCGTCTGTCGGAACGGACGATCGCCGATCGCAAGCAAGTCATCGACATCATCCGCCAGATTGCGATGGACCAGAAGGTCGAACTCGGCACGATGGAGATGAACGAAACGCAGATCGGTCGCTTGCCGCACAAGATCGAGAAGCTCGAAACGCTCGGCAAGATGACTCCCGGCGTCGAGTTCCTCGAAAGCAAAGTCTACAGCGGCGATCATGGCCTGGCGATTATCGAGCATGCACCGTTTGGCGTGATTGGCGCCATCACGCCGGTGACCCACTCGCTGCCGACGATCACCGGCAACGCGATCAACATGATCGCCGGCGGCAACACGCTGGTCGTCAACCCGCATCCCGGCGGCAAGAAGGTCGCGGTCGAAGGAGTGCGTCGCTACAACGAAGCGATCTTCCGCGCTCTCGGCATCGATAACCTGATCTGCGTGATCGCCGAGCCGACCCTGGAATCGGCCGATATCATCTTCCATCACCGCGACGTGGCGATGATCTGCGTCACCGGCGGTCCTGCGGTCGCCAAGGCGGCGCTCAATAGCGGCAAAAAGGCGGTCGTCGCCGGGCCGGGCAATCCGCCGGTCGTCGTGGACGAAACCGCCGACCTCGATCGCGCCGCTCGCTGCATTATTCAAGGCGCCGCCTACGACAACAATCTGCTCTGCATCGCCGAGAAAGAAGTCTTCGTCGTCAACTCGGTCTTCGACGACCTGATGAAGGCGATGGATCGAGCCGGCGCCGTCCGTTTGAACTCCGCTGAAATTGATCGCCTGACCAAGGTGGCGATCTCGGAAGTCGAAGTGAACGGCAAGAAGAAGATGGTCGCCGCCAAAGACTTTATCGGTAAGGACGCCGCCGTCTTGGCTAAAGCGGCCGGCAAAAGCATCAACCCCGGCGTCGAGCTGGTCTACGGCGAAACGGACGAGCACAACCCGTTCGTGCCGGTCGAGCAGATGATGCCGTTCGTCCCGTTCGTTCGCTGCCACGATGTGGAAGAAGCGATCGACAAGGCGAAATACTATGAACATGGCTTCCGGCACACGGCGATCATTCACTCCAACGACGTTCGCAACATGACCCGCATGGGCCGGGCGATGGATACGACGCTGTTCGTCAAAAATGGACCCTGCATGGCGTCGCTGGGCTTGGGAGGCGAGGGTTACGTCTCGTTCTCGATCGCCACGCCGACCGGCGAAGGGGTGACGACGCCGCTCACGTTTACGCGTGAACGCCGTTGCTCGCTGATTGACGATTTGTGCATCCTCGGTCACCCGGGCAAGAGCTAA
- a CDS encoding EutN/CcmL family microcompartment protein, with product MRIAEIVGKVTLSRVHPSLQGAQLKLAVPLLLSHLRGEKDPLDDEFLVVFDPSSTGVGEQIALSEGGEAAQPFYPEFKPVDAYNAAILDTVHLRDQ from the coding sequence ATGCGTATCGCAGAAATCGTCGGCAAGGTGACGCTCTCCCGCGTCCACCCCAGCTTGCAGGGCGCCCAGCTCAAACTGGCCGTTCCGCTTCTGCTTTCGCATTTGCGCGGCGAGAAGGATCCGCTCGATGATGAGTTCCTGGTGGTTTTTGACCCATCTTCGACGGGCGTCGGCGAGCAGATCGCGCTCAGCGAAGGGGGAGAAGCGGCCCAGCCGTTTTATCCCGAGTTTAAGCCGGTCGACGCCTACAACGCGGCGATCCTCGACACCGTCCATTTACGTGACCAATAA
- a CDS encoding EutN/CcmL family microcompartment protein, with amino-acid sequence MFIAKVTGSVIATQKVDSMVGNKLLVVEPYRLEPSERKKLVTTGRTFIAVDMLGSGVGDFVLITQGSSARLTPETKSLPIDCVVVGIVDQAHIDAACVYSREEMPAEETPPVEAKKPKPKAAAKPAPKPEPPPQPEPESEPEAEPEADSDE; translated from the coding sequence ATGTTCATCGCGAAAGTGACCGGCTCGGTCATCGCCACGCAAAAAGTGGACTCGATGGTCGGCAATAAGTTGCTGGTCGTCGAACCGTACCGCTTAGAGCCAAGCGAACGCAAAAAGCTGGTTACGACCGGACGAACCTTCATTGCGGTCGACATGCTCGGATCGGGGGTCGGCGACTTCGTGCTGATCACGCAAGGCTCCAGCGCCCGGCTGACGCCGGAGACGAAGAGCCTGCCGATCGATTGCGTGGTGGTTGGCATTGTCGACCAGGCTCACATCGATGCGGCCTGCGTCTATTCGCGAGAAGAGATGCCGGCGGAAGAAACGCCGCCGGTCGAAGCGAAAAAGCCGAAGCCGAAAGCGGCGGCCAAACCGGCGCCCAAGCCGGAACCTCCGCCACAGCCGGAGCCTGAATCGGAGCCGGAGGCCGAACCCGAGGCCGACTCGGACGAGTAG
- a CDS encoding acetate/propionate family kinase gives MKILVANLGSTSFKYRLYDMESETQLARGGIDRIGGSESSCSVEIGDWKEDRTAHVPDHAVAVQQCLSQLTDAEHGCLKSADEVAAIGFKAVHGGRVSGVQRVTRDVLEAMAEMSPVAPAHNPPYINAMRLLGEKLPEIPLVAAFETGFHQTIPDRLRYYAIPKEWSDQYQIKRWGFHGASHRYIGVRSAELLGRDDLRVISCHLGGSSSLCAIRNKQSAATTMGMSPQTGLPQNNRVGDFDAYFLPMLMDKTGKSLEELLAYLGGHGGLLGISGGISGDMRDLENAAAEGSADAKLAIDVYISEIRRYLGGMLVELGGVDAIVFTGGIGENGKQVRADVCANLSELGIELDAAKNDAAKGESAIHADDSKTQIWVIPTNEELIVARQTKQLLES, from the coding sequence ATGAAGATTTTGGTAGCCAACCTCGGTTCGACCAGCTTCAAGTACCGCCTATACGACATGGAGAGCGAGACCCAGCTGGCCCGCGGCGGTATCGACCGCATCGGCGGCAGCGAAAGCTCGTGCTCGGTCGAGATCGGCGACTGGAAGGAAGATCGAACCGCGCATGTCCCGGACCACGCAGTGGCGGTGCAGCAATGCCTGTCGCAGCTGACCGATGCCGAGCATGGTTGTCTGAAATCGGCGGACGAAGTCGCCGCGATCGGATTCAAGGCGGTCCACGGCGGACGCGTGTCGGGCGTACAACGAGTGACGCGGGACGTGCTGGAAGCGATGGCGGAGATGAGCCCCGTCGCCCCTGCGCACAATCCTCCTTACATCAACGCAATGCGTTTGTTGGGAGAGAAGCTTCCCGAGATTCCATTGGTAGCGGCGTTTGAAACCGGTTTTCATCAAACCATTCCCGATCGGCTTCGCTATTACGCGATTCCGAAAGAGTGGTCGGACCAGTACCAAATCAAACGCTGGGGTTTTCATGGAGCGAGCCACCGTTACATCGGCGTTCGCTCGGCCGAGCTATTGGGACGCGACGACCTCCGCGTGATCTCATGCCATCTCGGCGGCAGCAGCAGCTTGTGTGCGATCCGCAACAAGCAAAGCGCCGCAACGACGATGGGCATGAGCCCGCAAACGGGGCTGCCGCAAAACAATCGGGTCGGCGACTTTGACGCCTACTTCCTACCGATGCTGATGGACAAGACCGGCAAGTCGCTGGAAGAACTGCTCGCTTATCTTGGCGGCCATGGCGGTCTGCTTGGGATCAGCGGCGGGATCAGCGGCGACATGCGGGACCTAGAGAACGCGGCCGCCGAAGGCAGCGCCGACGCCAAGTTGGCGATCGACGTCTATATCAGCGAGATCCGCCGCTATTTGGGCGGCATGCTGGTCGAGCTGGGCGGAGTCGACGCGATCGTGTTCACCGGCGGAATCGGGGAGAACGGCAAGCAAGTGCGGGCTGACGTTTGTGCGAACCTGAGCGAACTTGGAATCGAACTGGACGCGGCGAAAAACGACGCGGCCAAAGGCGAGTCGGCCATTCACGCCGATGACAGCAAAACGCAGATCTGGGTTATCCCGACCAACGAAGAGTTGATCGTGGCCCGGCAAACCAAGCAACTGTTGGAGAGCTGA
- a CDS encoding class II aldolase/adducin family protein — MTNVHRIKQDICEIGRRIYNKGFAAANDGNITVRISENEILCTPTMQSKGFLKPEDIATIDMTGKQIAGRKPRSSEALLHLEIYQRRADVKSVVHCHPPHATAFAMAREPIPQCVLPEVEVFLGDVPITKYETPGGKAFAETILPFVDKTNIMLLANHGTVSYGETVERAYWWTEILDAYCRMLILAKQLGRIEYFTEEKERELLDLKQRWGWSDPRNTEEYKDCDICANDIFRDSWKDSLVERKAFPAPPAMGPKAQAAPPVLGGNDQEALIQAITTRVMAELAKRS, encoded by the coding sequence ATGACCAACGTTCACCGTATCAAGCAAGACATTTGTGAAATCGGCCGCCGGATCTACAACAAAGGATTCGCCGCCGCCAACGACGGTAACATTACCGTCCGCATCAGCGAGAACGAAATCCTCTGCACGCCGACGATGCAGTCGAAAGGCTTCTTGAAGCCGGAAGACATCGCCACGATCGACATGACCGGCAAGCAGATCGCCGGCCGCAAGCCGCGCTCCAGCGAAGCGCTGCTGCACCTGGAAATCTACCAGCGTCGCGCCGACGTGAAGAGCGTCGTCCACTGCCATCCGCCGCACGCGACCGCCTTCGCGATGGCTCGCGAACCGATTCCGCAATGCGTACTGCCGGAAGTCGAAGTCTTCTTGGGCGACGTGCCGATCACCAAGTACGAAACCCCCGGCGGCAAGGCGTTCGCCGAAACGATTCTGCCGTTCGTCGATAAGACCAACATCATGTTGCTGGCCAACCACGGTACCGTCAGCTACGGCGAAACGGTCGAGCGGGCTTACTGGTGGACCGAAATTTTGGACGCCTACTGCCGCATGCTGATCTTGGCGAAGCAGTTGGGCCGGATCGAATACTTCACCGAAGAAAAAGAACGCGAACTGCTCGACCTGAAGCAGCGTTGGGGTTGGAGCGATCCGCGGAACACCGAAGAGTACAAAGACTGCGACATCTGCGCCAACGACATCTTCCGCGACAGCTGGAAAGATTCGCTGGTCGAACGGAAGGCGTTCCCCGCTCCGCCGGCGATGGGCCCGAAGGCGCAAGCCGCTCCGCCGGTCCTGGGCGGCAACGACCAGGAAGCCCTGATCCAAGCGATCACCACCCGCGTGATGGCCGAACTGGCGAAACGCTCGTAG
- a CDS encoding EutN/CcmL family microcompartment protein has protein sequence MNLAKVVGTATSTVKHPSMQGWKLLVVQPQMADGETPDGYPLLAVDAVGAGPGETVMITSDGQATRELLGFPKTPVRWTVIGIADE, from the coding sequence ATGAATCTGGCGAAGGTAGTCGGCACGGCGACCAGCACAGTCAAGCATCCTTCGATGCAAGGCTGGAAGCTACTTGTCGTGCAACCGCAAATGGCCGATGGCGAAACGCCCGATGGGTATCCGCTGTTGGCGGTTGATGCGGTCGGCGCCGGGCCAGGCGAAACCGTCATGATCACCAGCGACGGTCAGGCGACCCGCGAGCTGTTGGGTTTCCCGAAGACGCCGGTTCGCTGGACGGTGATCGGAATCGCAGACGAATAG
- a CDS encoding lactate/malate dehydrogenase family protein codes for MKVSIIGGGGLVGSCAAFALQCGGIAREIALLDLNADLAGGHALDLLHGTPSVADQIITSGGYEHIPDSDVICITAGLRRKPDESRLDLINRNVDLFLSILDSVKGAGVKKDAICFVVSNPVDILTYLAAQRLDLPTSRVIGLGTQLDTIRFRSLIAQEMKLPPTQVKALILGEHGDSMLPVWSYASVNGLPLDKFPGWNPNKATELFTRTRGSGAEVIKKKGGAGFAVGIAIRDVIEAIALDKNQVLPVSSVQNGCYGIRNVALSVPTLVGREGVVGTYEIDLWPKEVQQLRHSGTVLRQTLETVLKRVGGN; via the coding sequence ATGAAAGTTAGCATCATCGGCGGCGGCGGTTTGGTTGGCTCGTGTGCGGCGTTCGCGCTGCAGTGCGGCGGCATCGCTCGCGAGATCGCGCTGCTCGATCTGAACGCCGACCTGGCCGGCGGTCACGCCCTCGACCTGTTGCACGGCACGCCCAGCGTCGCCGATCAGATCATCACCTCCGGCGGATACGAGCATATCCCCGACAGCGACGTGATCTGCATTACCGCGGGTTTGCGCCGCAAGCCGGATGAAAGCCGCTTGGACCTGATCAACCGCAACGTCGATCTCTTCCTGTCGATTCTGGATAGCGTCAAAGGCGCCGGCGTGAAGAAGGACGCGATTTGCTTCGTCGTCTCGAACCCGGTCGACATTCTGACCTACCTGGCCGCACAACGTCTCGATCTCCCGACCAGCCGCGTGATTGGTCTTGGCACGCAACTCGACACGATCCGCTTCCGCAGCCTGATCGCCCAAGAGATGAAACTGCCCCCGACGCAGGTCAAAGCCTTGATTTTGGGCGAGCATGGCGACAGCATGTTGCCAGTCTGGTCGTACGCCTCGGTGAACGGGTTGCCGCTCGACAAGTTCCCGGGCTGGAACCCCAACAAAGCGACCGAATTGTTCACCCGAACTCGCGGCAGCGGCGCCGAGGTGATCAAGAAGAAAGGTGGCGCCGGGTTCGCCGTCGGTATCGCCATCCGCGACGTGATCGAAGCGATCGCGCTCGACAAGAACCAGGTCTTGCCGGTCTCCAGCGTCCAGAATGGCTGCTACGGCATCCGCAATGTCGCCCTCAGCGTGCCGACCTTGGTGGGCCGCGAAGGTGTCGTCGGCACTTACGAGATCGACCTCTGGCCGAAAGAAGTGCAGCAACTGCGTCACAGCGGCACGGTGCTGCGTCAAACGCTGGAAACGGTGCTGAAGCGCGTCGGCGGTAACTAA